The following proteins come from a genomic window of Pseudobacteroides sp.:
- a CDS encoding molecular chaperone HscC, with protein sequence MPTIGIDLGTTNSLVAYWTDEGPKLIPNILGSNLTPSVVSVDENGEIYVGQIAKERKITHPHLTASSFKRFMGTEKVFHLGKYSFTPEDLSSFVVRSLKADAEAFFGSEVPEAVISVPAYFNDAQRKATKRSAELAGLKVERLISEPTAAAISYGLHQKESDTSFLVFDLGGGTFDVSILEMFEGVMQVKSIAGDNFLGGEDFTDALAAHFVEHNSLSLDSLDHKARSYITKQAEQCKCNLSNGNQGKMAFTLNDKTYELIIDRGEYEKLVHPLLVRLRHPIERALRDAELMPEDLDSVILIGGATRMHVVRSVVSKMFGRLPNSSINPDEAVALGAAIQVALKERDQALNEVILTDVCPYTLGTNISQDMGNGKYESGYFLPIIERNTPIPVSKVETLSTLYDNQSEIRLEVYQGESRRVEENIKIGELNIKLTPEKTAKQLVDVRYTYDINGILEVEVLTHKTGLKNRIVIEKSPGSMTPEEIETRLNQLKDIKIHPRERTENKLLIARGERLYEESLGEMREYISRILMEFESIMSRQNEIEVRKAAVILKKKLDEIEMRF encoded by the coding sequence TTGCCGACAATTGGTATAGACCTTGGAACTACAAATAGCCTTGTGGCATACTGGACTGATGAGGGCCCAAAGTTGATCCCGAATATACTGGGATCTAATCTTACTCCATCAGTAGTCAGTGTTGATGAAAATGGAGAAATATATGTGGGACAGATAGCAAAAGAACGTAAAATCACTCATCCTCATCTTACTGCATCTTCCTTTAAACGATTTATGGGGACGGAAAAAGTATTTCATCTTGGTAAATACTCATTTACGCCTGAAGACTTATCCTCCTTTGTGGTACGCTCTTTGAAAGCTGATGCGGAGGCCTTTTTCGGCAGTGAAGTGCCTGAAGCTGTAATAAGTGTTCCTGCTTATTTTAATGATGCTCAGAGAAAAGCAACCAAGCGTTCAGCGGAGCTGGCGGGTCTCAAGGTGGAACGGCTTATCAGCGAACCTACTGCTGCTGCAATATCATATGGGCTACACCAGAAAGAGTCGGACACAAGTTTTCTTGTTTTCGATCTGGGGGGAGGCACCTTTGATGTATCCATTCTTGAGATGTTTGAAGGTGTAATGCAGGTTAAATCAATTGCAGGGGATAATTTTCTGGGGGGAGAAGATTTTACAGATGCTCTGGCTGCACATTTCGTTGAACATAATTCCCTTAGCTTGGATTCACTGGATCATAAGGCTAGATCGTACATAACCAAGCAGGCGGAGCAATGTAAATGCAATCTGAGTAACGGAAACCAGGGTAAGATGGCCTTTACTTTAAATGATAAAACCTATGAATTAATTATAGACCGGGGAGAATACGAAAAGCTGGTCCATCCGCTTCTAGTTCGTCTCCGCCATCCCATTGAACGTGCATTGCGAGATGCAGAGCTAATGCCTGAGGATCTTGATTCGGTGATTCTGATAGGGGGTGCCACCAGAATGCATGTTGTCAGGTCAGTCGTATCAAAGATGTTTGGCAGGCTTCCCAATTCCAGTATAAATCCTGATGAAGCTGTAGCATTGGGAGCTGCTATACAGGTTGCGTTAAAAGAAAGAGATCAGGCACTCAATGAAGTTATTTTAACAGATGTTTGTCCTTATACACTAGGCACCAATATTTCGCAAGATATGGGAAACGGAAAATATGAGAGCGGTTATTTCCTTCCGATAATAGAAAGGAATACACCTATACCTGTAAGTAAGGTAGAGACCTTGTCCACACTTTATGATAATCAATCAGAGATACGTTTGGAAGTATACCAGGGAGAAAGCAGAAGAGTGGAAGAAAACATAAAAATCGGCGAATTGAATATAAAACTAACCCCTGAGAAAACTGCCAAACAACTTGTCGATGTCAGATATACATATGATATAAACGGTATCTTGGAAGTGGAGGTATTGACCCATAAAACGGGATTAAAAAACAGAATTGTTATTGAAAAAAGCCCAGGTAGTATGACACCTGAAGAGATTGAGACGCGGCTTAATCAATTGAAAGATATAAAGATTCACCCCAGGGAAAGAACAGAAAACAAGCTTCTTATAGCTAGAGGTGAGAGGTTGTATGAAGAATCTTTAGGTGAAATGAGAGAGTACATCTCAAGAATTTTAATGGAATTTGAAAGCATTATGTCCCGCCAGAATGAGATTGAGGTTAGGAAAGCGGCTGTAATACTTAAAAAAAAGCTGGATGAGATTGAAATGAGGTTTTAA
- a CDS encoding DUF6143 family protein: MFEKKLKQPVEVVDITNPAMNSILGRYFIGQTGTLNFGNKYGAWGGIINPNNSGVNLYFDIFTITNFSSQSFIGEIWLNAKPPKKSTISSTVTPSNQAISPPPRPKAIMEYADYVAAPLTKGVNIFGRIVAPNSTLVSDSHKGSIIIAPGGSFSILLKSQGQQDITGTIVLTWWEEKL; encoded by the coding sequence ATGTTCGAAAAAAAGCTGAAACAGCCCGTTGAGGTAGTAGATATTACCAATCCCGCAATGAATTCCATATTGGGAAGATATTTTATCGGTCAAACAGGGACACTCAATTTTGGTAATAAATATGGTGCCTGGGGCGGTATAATAAATCCAAATAATTCAGGAGTTAATCTCTACTTTGACATTTTTACTATTACAAACTTTTCATCTCAAAGCTTTATCGGGGAAATTTGGCTGAACGCCAAGCCGCCAAAGAAATCCACAATCTCCTCCACTGTTACTCCATCAAATCAGGCTATTTCTCCACCTCCACGGCCAAAAGCCATAATGGAATATGCTGATTATGTGGCAGCACCGCTGACAAAAGGTGTGAATATTTTCGGTAGAATTGTAGCCCCGAATTCCACCCTAGTAAGTGACTCCCACAAAGGCTCAATTATTATAGCACCCGGAGGCTCATTTTCAATACTTCTGAAATCACAGGGACAGCAAGACATCACTGGAACAATCGTATTGACCTGGTGGGAGGAGAAGCTATGA
- a CDS encoding DUF6143 family protein, producing MNLAFIKKEKQPKEVIVLSDAVYHSYLGEYFLGQTDMITFGDSYNGWGALINPEDSNVNMFLNAYTISNFASTPLTAEGWLISVLPGKAKVSGYFAAGNQSIAPSPIPKVKIQNASMVSKTPTGGTYTFVRRVEPNETLTKHDFQGMYIIPPGSSFALFFLSPGKEQVQTRVAFGWWEEKITV from the coding sequence ATGAACTTGGCATTCATAAAAAAAGAAAAGCAGCCCAAAGAGGTAATAGTACTGTCAGATGCTGTTTATCATTCATATCTGGGTGAATACTTTCTAGGTCAAACAGATATGATTACCTTCGGGGATTCTTATAATGGCTGGGGAGCACTAATCAACCCAGAAGACTCAAATGTAAATATGTTTTTGAATGCTTATACCATTTCTAACTTTGCAAGTACACCATTAACTGCAGAAGGCTGGTTAATCAGCGTACTTCCTGGAAAAGCAAAAGTATCCGGATATTTTGCTGCCGGGAACCAATCCATAGCTCCATCACCCATACCCAAGGTTAAAATTCAAAATGCAAGTATGGTATCAAAAACACCGACTGGCGGGACGTATACATTTGTGAGAAGGGTGGAGCCGAACGAAACACTTACAAAACATGACTTTCAAGGTATGTATATAATTCCTCCCGGGAGTTCCTTCGCTTTATTCTTTTTATCTCCAGGTAAAGAGCAGGTACAGACCCGAGTGGCCTTCGGCTGGTGGGAAGAAAAAATAACAGTATAA
- the arr gene encoding NAD(+)--rifampin ADP-ribosyltransferase, whose product MDPGPFYHGTKADLKPGDLLVPGYSSNYGARKKANYVYLTATLDAAKWGAELAVGDGPGRIYLVEPTGPIEDDPNLTDKKFPGNPTRSYRTQHPLRVVGEVLDWEGHSPEDLQKMRDQLDKLKQLGIEAIND is encoded by the coding sequence ATGGACCCCGGGCCTTTCTACCACGGCACAAAAGCTGACCTGAAGCCGGGAGACTTGCTGGTACCTGGCTATAGCTCTAACTATGGTGCGAGAAAGAAGGCCAACTACGTTTACCTGACCGCAACATTGGATGCGGCCAAGTGGGGAGCGGAACTGGCAGTGGGCGACGGACCCGGTCGAATCTATCTTGTAGAGCCCACAGGTCCTATTGAGGATGACCCCAATTTGACGGACAAGAAGTTTCCAGGGAACCCAACAAGATCCTACCGAACTCAACACCCACTGCGAGTGGTAGGAGAGGTTTTGGATTGGGAGGGACACTCTCCAGAGGACCTACAGAAAATGCGGGATCAACTTGATAAGCTTAAACAGCTCGGCATCGAGGCAATTAATGATTGA
- a CDS encoding zinc ribbon domain-containing protein, whose translation MENKYCGKCGESNKPRSVVCSACGEVLGNAEVGMKTSDYGNKMNNFGVILIVFIILFLVFGIYESITLKDSLSKVSLGAEEYLYTIKDNKKITIKNGTVWAQTVINDVNGNIKKLSLVFQKQIKFYQLYNVVYRAIILTLMPFLLILFFLKKKIFKICIIIFSCITVSLVFINGVITNMIQIIKYIYDAQGMNISGDLLWYCIATFIIIMYFQKSEKVYYIFTK comes from the coding sequence GTGGAAAATAAATATTGTGGGAAATGTGGTGAATCAAATAAACCAAGATCAGTTGTTTGCTCAGCTTGTGGTGAAGTGCTTGGAAACGCAGAGGTTGGAATGAAGACTTCAGATTATGGTAATAAAATGAACAACTTCGGAGTTATACTGATTGTATTTATAATCCTATTTTTAGTTTTTGGGATTTATGAGTCTATTACCTTAAAAGACAGTTTGAGCAAGGTAAGTTTGGGTGCTGAAGAGTATCTGTATACAATAAAAGATAATAAAAAAATAACTATAAAGAATGGTACGGTATGGGCACAAACAGTTATAAATGACGTAAACGGTAATATTAAAAAATTATCGTTAGTTTTTCAAAAGCAAATAAAATTCTATCAGCTTTACAATGTGGTATATAGAGCAATTATATTAACTCTCATGCCGTTTTTGCTAATTTTGTTCTTTCTTAAGAAAAAAATATTTAAGATTTGTATAATTATATTTAGTTGTATAACTGTCTCATTGGTATTTATTAATGGCGTGATTACAAATATGATACAAATAATCAAGTATATATATGATGCTCAAGGAATGAATATTAGTGGGGACTTACTTTGGTATTGCATTGCTACATTTATCATTATAATGTATTTCCAAAAGTCTGAGAAGGTATATTACATCTTTACAAAATAG
- a CDS encoding glucose dehydrogenase, producing MKKIKVGLRPIVSKINLPTVLKTTILPGDPIERLFIATQVGEIFYLGNGVIRTFLDIRSRIIKLGVSDGGYDERGLLGLAFHPKFYYNGLFYLHYSLAGTQGPGALPSSEVSRQGLPEFFKPNPCDPRTLNQKWINREIQYDHIDTVEEWILQPNGQPQKRRTLLNLRRPFFNHNGVNSLNFSPETGKLVLTTGDGGSGYDPFNLSQNNMEIAGKIIEIDVTKNTFIYNPPVVTRFNELPVPIQATLTVIAKGVRNITGISFQRFYNQYIKYVGNVGQDLVESIFSFDHYKPIPVTQLVQASLMNSEPDLEGFVNFGWRGWEGAFPTTIIRDCSANPALDEKTFAYYDEAVKTSVRRLQPLTSYFHEDPRPDKFEGSALTGVQPYMGNSIPDLKGSVIFTDFSPEESQPPVRGTLVYTRARTDCKLNDFNVIETSYNFGSQSAFYVSLGTNLDQTRLYLGVYGSMNVTDLNQGTVFEIVP from the coding sequence TTGAAAAAAATCAAAGTCGGTTTACGACCCATTGTTAGCAAGATAAATTTACCCACTGTCCTAAAAACAACTATACTTCCGGGCGACCCAATTGAAAGACTATTTATTGCAACCCAGGTAGGAGAGATCTTTTACTTAGGAAATGGGGTAATAAGGACTTTTTTAGATATTCGCTCGAGAATCATAAAACTAGGTGTTTCTGATGGCGGATATGATGAACGAGGATTGCTAGGTCTGGCGTTTCATCCCAAATTTTATTATAACGGTCTGTTTTATCTCCACTATTCATTAGCTGGCACACAAGGTCCAGGTGCTCTTCCTAGTTCAGAAGTTTCAAGACAAGGTCTTCCTGAATTTTTTAAACCTAATCCGTGCGACCCCAGAACCTTAAACCAAAAGTGGATAAATAGAGAAATTCAATATGATCATATTGATACCGTTGAAGAATGGATTTTACAACCGAATGGCCAACCTCAAAAACGGCGGACATTGCTTAATTTAAGAAGGCCATTTTTTAATCATAATGGGGTCAATAGCTTAAACTTCTCACCTGAAACAGGAAAACTTGTTTTAACAACCGGAGATGGCGGATCAGGCTATGATCCATTTAACTTAAGTCAGAATAATATGGAAATCGCCGGTAAGATAATTGAAATTGATGTTACTAAGAATACATTTATCTATAACCCACCCGTAGTCACACGTTTTAATGAACTTCCCGTACCTATTCAGGCAACACTTACGGTAATTGCAAAAGGGGTACGCAATATAACTGGTATCTCATTTCAGAGGTTTTATAATCAGTATATCAAATATGTGGGAAACGTAGGGCAGGACCTGGTAGAGTCGATTTTTTCATTCGATCATTATAAACCAATACCGGTTACTCAGCTTGTTCAAGCTTCTTTAATGAATTCCGAACCTGACCTAGAAGGATTTGTAAACTTTGGCTGGCGTGGGTGGGAAGGTGCTTTTCCTACTACTATTATAAGGGACTGCTCTGCAAATCCAGCCCTGGATGAGAAAACATTTGCTTATTACGATGAAGCAGTAAAAACATCAGTACGGCGTCTTCAGCCCTTAACCAGTTATTTTCATGAAGATCCTCGGCCCGATAAGTTTGAAGGATCTGCACTTACAGGAGTCCAGCCATATATGGGAAATAGTATCCCCGATTTAAAGGGAAGCGTTATTTTTACCGATTTTTCTCCAGAAGAATCTCAACCTCCGGTTAGAGGGACTTTAGTTTATACCAGAGCAAGAACAGATTGTAAACTAAATGATTTTAATGTTATCGAAACCAGTTATAATTTTGGGTCTCAGTCTGCTTTTTATGTTAGTCTGGGAACAAATCTTGATCAAACCAGACTATATTTAGGGGTTTATGGCTCCATGAATGTGACTGATTTAAACCAAGGTACTGTTTTTGAAATTGTTCCATAA